The Panicum virgatum strain AP13 chromosome 5K, P.virgatum_v5, whole genome shotgun sequence genome has a window encoding:
- the LOC120708088 gene encoding la-related protein 6A-like has translation MDGQAPPPLDAVAREPLAVADELPPPPPPPLEVEDVLPPTPSMGGQAPPLDGVAPGLLAVSDELPPPPSPTGEVEDSLPVAPDTVNAATSGVPEAGTGGVELTDELRDQIVKQVEYYFSDENLPTDEFLLKCVKKNKKGFVPIETIASFRRMKKLIQDLSVIAAALRTSPKLVVSPDGKRVRRFGPLPQNVLKDSKKSTVLVENLPPDFSMESLQEKFSTVGKVVNITINDPELVKESSTAKKPAFILSSKVHALVEYEAIEAAEKAVTTLSDESNWRTGMKVRLLSKGSGKHSKSSKENQDTVSKKNIQNQHGKEDQQAALEKNSTCDSVEGTKDKENLNSAFTTESEQQHQKPNPKGGRKGQYKGHGQIQQNTNKQGSESLNKPIPGPRMPDGTKGFTMGRGRTLPLQKSEKAEE, from the exons ATGGACGGCCAGGCTCCACCTCCCCTCGACGCCGTGGCGCGCGAGCCACTCGCAGTCGCCGAcgagctcccgccgccgccgccgcctcctctcgaGGTGGAGGACGTGCTACCCCCAACCCCAAGTATGGGCGGCCAGGCTCCGCCTCTCGACGGCGTCGCGCCGGGTCTGCTCGCCGTGTCCGACGAgctgccgcctcctccttcGCCGACGGGCGAGGTGGAGGACTCCCTACCCGTCGCGCCCGACACCGTCAACGCCGCCACTTCGGGGGTGCCCGAGGCTGGCACAGGTGGCGTTGAGCTCACCGACGAGCTCCGTGACCAGATCGTCAAGCAG GTGGAGTACTATTTCAGTGATGAGAATCTTCCTACCGACGAGTTCCTGTTGAAATGtgtgaagaagaacaagaagggcTTTG TTCCTATTGAGACTATCGCATCATTTAGAAGGATGAAGAAACTCATTCAAGACCTCTCAGTAATTGCAGCTGCACTCAGGACATCACCAAAGCTG GTTGTAAGTCCAGATGGGAAAAGGGTCAGGAGGTTTGGTCCATTGCCACAGAATGTACTGAAAGATTCAAAG AAAAGCACAGTTTTGGTGGAAAATCTACCTCCAGATTTCTCCATGGAGAGTCTACAGGAAAAGTTCAGTACAGTTGGCAA AGTTGTGAACATAACAATTAATGATCCAGAATTAGTGAAAGAATCTTCTACTGCTAAGAAGCCGGCCTTCATTTTAAGTAGTAAG GTTCATGCCCTTGTTGAGTATGAAGCAATTGAGGCCGCTGAGAAGGCT GTTACTACCTTAAGTGACGAGAGCAACTGGAGAACTGGGATGAAAGTCAGGCTTCTGTCAAAGGGATCAGGAAAACATAGCAAATCGTCAAAAGAAAATCAGGATACAGTTTCCAAAAAGAACATTCAGAATCAGCATGGAAAAGAAGACCAGCAAGCAGCCTTGGAAAAGAACAGCACCTGTGACTCAGTGGAGGGTACTAAGGACAAGGAAAATTTGAACTCTGCTTTCACCACTGAG AGTGAACAGCAACACCAAAAGCCAAATCCTAAAGGAGGGCGAAAAGGCCAGTACAAAGGTCACGGTCAGATTCAGCAAAATACAAACAAACAAG GTTCTGAGTCATTAAACAAGCCTATTCCTGGACCAAGAATGCCAGATGGAACAAAGGGCTTTACAATGGGGCGTGGTAGAACTCTTCCACTACAGAAATCTGAAAAGGCTGAAGAGTAG